A stretch of DNA from Methylobacterium sp. CB376:
CTGAAAGTCGTTGGGGAGTCACGATTTATGAGAACCGCAATTCCTTCGCAAGAACCACCTTCTCCAATTGCTCGCGAAGTTGCCCTAAGCGATAGCCCTGGCCATATCCCTGCCCAATAGACCGCGTTCCCCATCCACCGATGAGGTTCTGAAATTCCTCCGGGACATCTGCGTGTCTCAGACGGTCCCTCATGGCGTGCCGGAAGGAATGCGTGGTTTTCTCAATCTTGAGCGCCTCAGACAGCCACTTGTTGATGGTCTGAGCGGCGCTGGCAGCCTTGATGTTCCTGTCCGCGGCATAGCGAGGGAACAGCCATCCTGACGACTCAGGAGCCTGCTGAGCGGCTTCTACGGCCTTCCGGGCAGCCCAGACCGCCAAGCCAACCAAGGGCACCAGCCGCTCGCTATTAGCGTTCTTCAGGGTCCTGCCGAGAGCGAGATGCGGCCTGATGTTAATGTGCGGAGTTTCATGGTCGAGCACTACGTCGCCCACCCGCAAGCCCACAATCTCTGCGATGCGAGCCCCTGTATCTGCCTGAAGGGCCATGATCTGGCGAATATCATCACCCTTCTGTAGACAGGCAGCAGAGATGGTCCGCAGTTCCTCTGAGGTGAATGGCTTGCGACCACCCGCATCCTCAGCCTCGCGAGGTATTTTCAAGCCCTCAAATGGATTGCCGTGACTCCTCAGATTGTACTCTCTTAGTCCGAAATTGAAGACGGCCCTTATACTGTTTAGGTGTCTGCGAACCGTGGTAGTCTTGTTTCCTTCCTTGAGCAAGCCGTCCCGTACTGCGTTAGCGTGCTTCCGCTCATACGTGTTAAGCGGGAAGTCTCCAACCAGCGTGAATACATGCCCCAGCGATCGCTTGGTATCCGCCACGAACTTGGGCTGATTCCCTTTGTCATGGTTCTGAAGGTACGCCGCCAGAGCATCGCTCAGCAGAGCACGGGGCTTGCCGGGGTCTTCCTTGGCCAGCCTGACAGCTTCACGCTCAGCAGGGGTCCACTGGTCCTCAAGCCATTCGCGCGGGGCGTTAGTGTTGTGGCG
This window harbors:
- a CDS encoding tyrosine-type recombinase/integrase, producing the protein MPSVLLDTGLLRITVRYVRPLKRGGPLFYYRRIPVDLLSHYPGKRFRRISLSTRDMAVAAQKATQLAAQDDALWTSLRSREGQAAKLTTPENRLAAVAILNAIGVAPGDLAPGRGWVDGPDAGDAFDAYFERRYGQAYTELRHNTNAPREWLEDQWTPAEREAVRLAKEDPGKPRALLSDALAAYLQNHDKGNQPKFVADTKRSLGHVFTLVGDFPLNTYERKHANAVRDGLLKEGNKTTTVRRHLNSIRAVFNFGLREYNLRSHGNPFEGLKIPREAEDAGGRKPFTSEELRTISAACLQKGDDIRQIMALQADTGARIAEIVGLRVGDVVLDHETPHINIRPHLALGRTLKNANSERLVPLVGLAVWAARKAVEAAQQAPESSGWLFPRYAADRNIKAASAAQTINKWLSEALKIEKTTHSFRHAMRDRLRHADVPEEFQNLIGGWGTRSIGQGYGQGYRLGQLREQLEKVVLAKELRFS